A window of Psychroflexus sp. ALD_RP9 contains these coding sequences:
- a CDS encoding SRPBCC family protein, whose product MKYVEEITINTTLDKVIEIFEDEKQLKHWQRGLLKSRLIKGKAGEVGSVRKLKIDLDLSTVSMREEMIYKNLPYEWFAEYRSAGLVSIQKNYFQQVEGSTLWKSKSEFKFSGYMKMISKLLPSIFKERSKIIMKDFKDYIENGNSASLK is encoded by the coding sequence ATGAAATATGTTGAAGAAATTACCATTAATACAACCTTAGATAAGGTAATTGAGATATTTGAGGATGAAAAACAGCTTAAACACTGGCAAAGAGGACTTTTAAAATCACGCTTGATTAAAGGTAAAGCTGGTGAAGTTGGTAGTGTAAGAAAATTAAAAATTGATTTAGATCTTAGCACAGTTAGTATGCGAGAAGAAATGATTTATAAGAACTTACCTTATGAATGGTTTGCTGAATATCGTAGCGCTGGATTAGTAAGTATTCAAAAAAATTATTTTCAGCAAGTTGAAGGTTCTACGTTATGGAAATCTAAAAGCGAATTTAAATTTTCAGGATACATGAAGATGATTAGTAAACTATTGCCTTCAATTTTTAAAGAACGTTCTAAAATAATCATGAAAGATTTTAAAGATTATATAGAAAATGGTAATTCTGCCTCGCTTAAATAA
- a CDS encoding peptidylprolyl isomerase codes for MNNFKTLYLSFLLLASPFTFSQVTVDESDNLLNKVNQKEKIDSVKSNAIDRVKIDGVAGVVGDFLILESDIKKLFQDAKSQGYEENIDYCDLAERLMENKLLAHHAIQDSLPFNIGRVSAYTEQQMGALVQRTGSLQKLLEFYNYDTEEEMRAELQRINREKMLADEMQGSIVDGVEITPEETRNFFESIPEDERPLIGNEVEIAQIVIEPEVGEEEEQAVIDKLNGYRDEVLNGASFATKAILYSEDLGSRRKGGKITLSREDPYVKEFKEAAFSLREGEVSRPFKTEFGYHILTVDKIRGQQVDVRHILLYPEVTKKAVDKAKEEIKSIRQKIINGEVSFAAAAREASDEKETRESGGQLINSATGDTKFELSKIDPSIYDQVVNLKEGEVSRVLTDTKPRTSEVFFKIITVTNKIEEHVADFNKDYTKIRELALRQKQTKAIEKWKKEKARETYIKLNGAYKSCDFAEDWLNN; via the coding sequence ATGAATAATTTTAAAACACTTTATTTAAGTTTTCTTCTTTTAGCTTCGCCATTTACATTTTCACAAGTAACTGTTGATGAAAGCGATAACTTATTAAATAAAGTTAACCAAAAAGAAAAAATAGATTCAGTAAAATCTAACGCAATAGATCGTGTAAAAATAGATGGCGTCGCTGGTGTTGTTGGTGATTTTTTAATTTTAGAAAGCGACATTAAAAAGCTTTTTCAAGATGCAAAATCTCAAGGTTATGAAGAAAACATAGATTATTGTGATTTAGCCGAGCGTCTAATGGAAAATAAGTTGTTAGCACATCATGCCATTCAAGATAGTTTACCGTTTAATATAGGCCGAGTTTCAGCCTACACAGAACAACAAATGGGTGCATTAGTCCAGCGAACAGGTAGCTTACAAAAGCTGTTAGAATTTTATAATTACGATACAGAAGAAGAAATGCGAGCCGAATTACAACGAATTAATCGTGAAAAAATGCTCGCTGATGAAATGCAAGGATCTATTGTAGACGGTGTTGAAATAACACCAGAAGAAACAAGAAACTTCTTTGAAAGTATTCCTGAAGATGAAAGACCTTTAATCGGTAACGAAGTAGAGATTGCTCAAATAGTTATAGAACCTGAGGTTGGAGAAGAAGAAGAGCAAGCAGTTATAGATAAATTAAATGGATACAGAGACGAAGTTCTTAATGGTGCAAGTTTTGCGACAAAAGCAATTTTATATTCAGAAGATTTAGGTTCACGCCGTAAAGGAGGTAAAATTACATTATCTCGTGAAGATCCCTACGTTAAAGAATTTAAAGAAGCCGCATTTAGTTTACGCGAAGGAGAAGTAAGCCGACCATTTAAAACAGAATTTGGATACCATATCCTAACAGTTGATAAAATCCGCGGTCAACAAGTTGATGTACGTCACATTTTATTATATCCAGAAGTCACAAAAAAAGCAGTAGACAAAGCTAAAGAAGAAATAAAAAGTATAAGACAAAAAATAATTAACGGAGAGGTTAGTTTCGCCGCCGCTGCACGAGAAGCCTCAGACGAGAAAGAAACAAGAGAAAGTGGTGGCCAGCTTATCAATAGTGCTACAGGCGACACAAAGTTTGAATTGTCTAAAATAGACCCAAGCATCTATGATCAAGTTGTTAATCTTAAAGAAGGTGAAGTGTCACGTGTTTTAACTGATACAAAGCCTAGAACTAGTGAGGTGTTTTTTAAAATTATTACCGTAACTAATAAGATTGAGGAACATGTTGCAGATTTTAATAAAGACTACACCAAGATTAGAGAACTCGCACTACGGCAAAAGCAGACAAAAGCCATAGAAAAATGGAAAAAAGAAAAGGCAAGAGAAACTTATATTAAATTAAATGGAGCTTATAAATCATGCGATTTTGCTGAAGATTGGCTAAATAATTAA
- a CDS encoding peptidylprolyl isomerase codes for MKFAIKIVVFLVVIQLSFAQNYSSDDVLFTIENKVFTAADFIENYKKNLDIVVDESQKDVDHYLDLYIDYQLKLRAAEDLGIDTSQSFLKEYKRYYKQLADNYIANGDVTEAMLKETFNRIKTEVRAKHILIKIEGNQPQDTLKAYNKALAIAEQVKKGANFSSLAKKHSADPSAKLNGGDMGWFNAFKMVYPFESAAYNLKLGEVSQPVKTRFGYHIIQKTGERESRGKIKVSHIMITPKPNDSTFSAEQRINEIYKLTKTEDFSDLAKQYSADQNTAKIGGELPYFAVGGLNDDNFEDTAFALAQVGDISKPVKTKFGWHIIKLLDVKPLEPYEAQKEDVRRQVKTSSRAKLINKKIAANLKQRYNPKFSRNHFMLISDEISGLIENNKFRVDSVSNIDLLKSVFLKIQDESYSYKDYFKYLELNQRTYKNQNSPIEVISASKEDYLYDKLIKFHRSNLVNINPEFAKSIKTFKEGILLFEVMEQQIWEPVTKDSITQKTFYESHKDEFFSKASIQAKLFSTTKKSVLKDVRKAYIKFKNQSKDSIFTPHQDNVIIETDKFTKESTKLPKVFFNRNGVTKIKKHNNTFLFIDILSKSPSRQLTFKEVRGKVISQLQKLKENKWLNELRNRYKISIKTNILNKIEETLEDK; via the coding sequence ATGAAATTTGCTATTAAAATAGTTGTTTTTTTAGTTGTTATACAATTAAGTTTTGCACAAAACTACAGTTCTGATGATGTCTTGTTCACCATAGAAAATAAGGTGTTTACTGCTGCAGATTTTATAGAAAATTATAAGAAGAATCTTGACATTGTTGTAGATGAAAGCCAGAAAGACGTAGATCATTATCTTGATTTATATATTGATTATCAACTTAAACTTAGAGCTGCTGAAGATTTAGGTATTGATACGAGTCAGAGTTTCTTGAAAGAATATAAACGTTATTATAAGCAATTAGCTGATAATTATATTGCTAATGGTGACGTAACTGAAGCAATGTTGAAAGAGACTTTTAATCGAATTAAAACTGAAGTTAGAGCTAAACACATTCTAATAAAAATCGAAGGCAATCAACCTCAAGACACTTTAAAAGCCTACAATAAAGCTTTAGCAATTGCAGAACAAGTTAAAAAAGGTGCTAATTTTTCGAGTTTAGCAAAAAAACATTCAGCAGACCCTTCAGCAAAATTAAATGGTGGAGATATGGGATGGTTTAATGCCTTTAAAATGGTTTATCCTTTTGAGTCTGCGGCTTATAATCTAAAACTTGGTGAGGTTTCTCAACCTGTAAAAACTCGATTTGGTTATCATATTATTCAGAAAACTGGTGAACGTGAGTCAAGAGGCAAAATTAAAGTGTCACATATTATGATCACACCTAAGCCAAACGACTCTACTTTTAGCGCAGAACAGCGTATTAATGAAATTTATAAGCTCACTAAAACTGAAGATTTTTCAGATTTAGCCAAGCAATATTCAGCAGATCAGAATACTGCTAAAATAGGTGGCGAGCTGCCTTATTTTGCTGTTGGTGGTTTAAATGACGATAATTTTGAAGATACCGCTTTTGCTTTGGCTCAAGTTGGTGACATCTCAAAACCTGTAAAAACAAAATTTGGATGGCACATTATTAAACTTTTAGATGTAAAACCTCTTGAGCCGTATGAAGCGCAAAAAGAAGATGTAAGACGTCAAGTAAAAACATCATCTCGCGCAAAATTGATTAATAAAAAAATAGCCGCAAATTTAAAACAACGCTACAATCCTAAGTTTTCTAGAAATCATTTCATGTTAATTTCAGACGAAATCTCAGGCTTAATTGAAAATAATAAATTTAGAGTTGATAGTGTCTCAAATATTGACTTGCTAAAATCTGTTTTTTTAAAAATTCAGGATGAAAGTTACTCATATAAAGATTATTTTAAATATCTAGAACTCAATCAACGTACATACAAAAATCAAAATTCTCCTATTGAAGTGATTTCAGCTTCTAAAGAGGACTATCTTTATGATAAGTTAATTAAGTTTCATCGAAGCAATTTGGTTAATATTAATCCAGAATTTGCAAAATCTATAAAGACTTTTAAAGAAGGTATTTTGTTATTTGAAGTTATGGAGCAACAGATTTGGGAACCAGTTACCAAAGACTCAATAACACAGAAAACTTTTTATGAATCTCATAAAGATGAGTTTTTTTCGAAAGCTTCAATCCAAGCTAAATTGTTTTCAACAACAAAAAAATCAGTTTTAAAAGACGTTCGTAAAGCTTACATTAAATTTAAAAATCAATCTAAAGATTCGATATTTACACCACATCAAGATAATGTTATAATAGAAACTGATAAATTCACAAAAGAATCTACTAAATTACCGAAAGTTTTTTTCAATAGAAATGGTGTAACAAAAATCAAAAAACACAATAATACCTTTTTGTTTATAGACATTTTAAGTAAATCGCCATCTCGACAACTCACGTTTAAAGAAGTTCGAGGTAAAGTTATTAGCCAATTACAAAAATTGAAAGAAAATAAATGGTTAAATGAACTTAGAAATCGTTACAAAATAAGTATCAAAACAAACATATTAAATAAAATTGAAGAAACTCTTGAAGATAAATAA
- a CDS encoding OmpH family outer membrane protein, producing the protein MKKAITIMICLVSFSALQAQTKVGTINNEYILSQMPEIKQVEKDLTAYGEELDASIKQKYDDYREMLEKYNNERESLTKIIRLAREKKIRAAEADLQKLQENSSKLLQIKQDELLRPLYQKIAVALEAIVKEEGFTQVFNENQSLIYISPEYDLTIKVMKRIGLEISEEDQKAIGN; encoded by the coding sequence ATGAAAAAAGCAATTACTATTATGATTTGTCTTGTAAGTTTCTCAGCTCTACAAGCACAAACCAAAGTTGGCACAATTAACAATGAGTATATTTTATCTCAAATGCCAGAAATAAAACAAGTTGAAAAAGATTTAACCGCTTATGGTGAAGAATTAGATGCTAGCATCAAGCAGAAATATGACGATTATCGTGAAATGTTAGAGAAATATAACAATGAGCGCGAATCTTTAACCAAAATTATTCGACTTGCACGAGAGAAAAAAATACGTGCTGCTGAGGCCGATCTACAAAAATTACAAGAAAATTCAAGTAAGTTATTACAAATTAAGCAAGATGAATTGCTAAGACCATTATATCAAAAAATAGCTGTTGCACTAGAAGCTATTGTTAAAGAAGAAGGTTTTACTCAAGTTTTTAATGAAAATCAAAGCTTAATTTACATAAGCCCAGAATATGACTTAACTATTAAAGTCATGAAAAGAATTGGACTTGAAATTAGTGAAGAAGACCAAAAAGCGATAGGAAACTAG